A single region of the Theileria annulata chromosome 4, complete sequence, *** SEQUENCING IN PROGRESS *** genome encodes:
- a CDS encoding uncharacterized protein (SMART pfam:lactamase_B (PF00753) at aa 422-591, E()=6.00e-04) produces MSYVQIIGWNEFIVPPSLQIFSEGCYFIFNCGENSQRFRLSNKLGLGKIRYIFLTNLSVSSFNGLPSLILSLDGCNTEHVTVFGPPPIRSLLTNLLNTFLELKIKVTIIEVDNDNELCKLLKCNSLTIFGFLHPYNDLNNKFIIEPIHKTFVGYLIKFDTTPGTFNPNSPQLLNVVKSDYGKLKSGIDLILEDGTIVKSCEVCDPPIDGNELLILTHPINLPEFITNSTLYTFYLITNSIHNSNTILTNTILTNSSMSSNSSMSSRSNSKNMSTNNSMSRSISSDNMSNKLIYCNCNLDESFIPSIPYFQRNSLHYQLFPSIFPNLKEKFNGSRIGDVGPLTKFIVHPPKQVKIDISEILPTNFQDPIDGIGGVDGLGGIDPVELDSVEFDELDGIDSVELDEYPKLLFLGTGCSVPSVYRNVSSILLQLHKNYSILMDCGEGTLLQIYYISNSFTDFINKLLSIRIIFISHNHADHHLGLYQLISLHNKYNSNYWKPIIISTQHIQYWLKEYENISKLKYESIILTEETHIYYTIYNKPLNIILFPVEHIIDSYGIKIIYEELGSLVYSGDTRPCDNLIKWSKNTNILIHEGIKCKIENVSDLEFNLIIAMDLMKIPIKSLQKLKKPLQTFNQKLYNILNKYYIYYIICIFRGFINVNES; encoded by the exons ATGAGTTATGTACAAATAATTGGATGGAATGAGTTCATAGTTCCTCCATCATTACAAATATTCTCTGAAggttgttattttatttttaattgcGGTGAAAACTCTCAAAG GTTTAGATTATCGAATAAACTTGGTCTTGGTAAAATTcgttatatatttttaacgAATTTAAGTGTTAGTTCCTTTAATGGTTTACCaagtttaatattatcacTTGATGGTTGTAATACTGAACATGTTACAGTTTTCGGTCCTCCTCCAATCAGATCATTACTCACTAATCTTCTAAACACTTTCTTAGAACT aaaaataaaagtaacAATAATTGAAGTGGATAatgataatgaattatGTAAACTTTTAAAGTGTAATTCATTAACAATTTTCGGGTTTTTACATCCATACAATGActtgaataataaatttataattgaaCCTATACACAAAACTTTTGTCggttatttaataaaatttgatacTACTCCAGGCACATTTAATCCTAATTCACCACAACTACTCAAT GTTGTGAAAAGTGATTATGGGAAATTAAAGAGTGGTATTGATTTGATATTGGAAGATGGTACAATTGTAAAATCCTGTGAAGTATGTGATCCACCAATTGATggaaatgaattattaatccTAACTCatccaattaatttacCA GAATTTATTACCAATTCTACTCTGTATACTTTTTATCTCATTACAAATTCTATACATAATTCTAATACTATACTTACTAACACTATACTTACTAACAGTAGTATGAGTAGTAATAGTAGTATGAGTAGTAGGAGTAATAGTAAGAATATGAGTACTAACAATAGTATGAGTAGAAGTATTAGTAGTGATAATAtgagtaataaattaatatattgtaattg TAATTTGGATGAATCCTTTATACCATCAATACCATATTTTCAACGTAATTCCTTAcattatcaattatttcCATCAATTTTTCCAAATCTTAAAGAAAAATTTAATG ggTCAAGAATTGGTGATGTTGGACCATTAACAAAGTTCATTGTACATCCTCCCAAACAA gttaaaattgatatatcagaaatattaccaacaaattttcaa gATCCCATTGATGGGATAGGTGGAGTAGACGGATTAGGTGGAATAGATCCGGTTGAATTAGATTCTGTTGAATTTGATGAATTAGATGGAATAGATTCTGTTGAATTAGATGAATATCcgaaattattatttcttgGAACTGGTTGTTCAGTTCCATCAGTTTATCGTAATGTTTCATCAATTCTATTACAACTccataaaaattatt CTATATTAATGGATTGTGGAGAAGGAACattattacaaatatattatatatcaaattcatttactgattttattaataaattattatcaataag aataatttttatatcaCATAATCATGCTGATCATCATTTGGGattatatcaattaatatcattacataataaatataattctaattattGGAAaccaattattatatcaaCACAACATATTCAA TATTGGTTAAAAGAATATGAGAATATAAGTAAATTGAAATATGaatcaattatattaacGGAAGAAActcatatttattatacaatttataataaaccactcaatataattttattcccC GTAGAACATATAATTGATTCATATGGtataaagataatttatGAAGAATTGGGAAGTTTAGTATATTCTGGTGATACAAGACCATGtgataatttgataaaatggtctaaaaatacaaatattctaataCATGAAg gaattaaatgtaaa ATTGAAAATGTTAGTGATCTTGAATTTAATCTTATAATTGCAATGgatttaatgaaaattcCAATCAAATCATTACAAAAACTTAAAAAACCATTACAAACATTCAatcaaaaattatataatatactaaataaatattatatttactatataatttgtatatttagaGGTTTTATTAATGTAAATGAGTCTTAG